CGGAAAGCAGGACACGGTGTTCCAATTCATGACGCCAGGCATGCTGACAAAGCTGAATGATCTGCGTCGCAAGGAACGGTGCTTGTTCGTGGTCGCAACGAACTATGAAGACCGTATCGATGCGGCGATCAAGCGGACAGGCCGTATCGACCGCAATTATCTGGTGCTTCCTCCGGACGCGGAGAAACGCAAGTACTTCATCCAGCAGTGGATCGGCGAAATCCTCTTGAACGATGCGCGCGAAGAGAGGCTTTTCGGGACTCATGTTGTTACGAATGACGAATGGGCTTTGCTGAAGAAGAAGTCGTTATTCCTCGGGTTTAGCGATATCGAAGGAGCGGTCAAACAGGTCCGGAGAAGCGAGGAGCGGACGGTCGACGAACTTGCGAAAGTACTGGGGAACAGAGCAAGGACAACGTCGCTTGAGGCATATCAGAGCCGGTTTAGCCGCGACGCGAAGCCCCTTCCAGTGCGCGAGACGCCAATCCGGGAATTCCTGTGTCTGCTCGCGCTGTATTGCGAGGCAGAGTTGGGCGAACTTTCACCCGGCAAGCCCGGCGAAAAAGAGGAATTCCACATTGAGAAAGTACGTCAGTCCGTGCAAGCGGTTATCGACAAATGTTGCGAGGTGGTAGCCGCTGATCTGGCAGGCACCGAGGGTGCTGCGGGCGTCGTGGCTACGCACGCTTCAGAACTGAACGAGCGTGCTGCATATGCAGTCGCCGATCTGCTTGCCCAGGGACACGCTCGCCTAGAGAAACAGAAAACATCGAAGGGCTGATCGTCGAAGGATGGAGCGGTCGGATCATCGTGACGGTGAATCACAAATGAATCAGGGTTGAGCCTGCATGGAAAACAGTCGCCAGTCTGTGGCGTTAAATGACGATCAACTTCTTCAGGCGATCGCCTGTGTAGTTGATGGCAAGACTGCCACGTATGTGAGCGGCCCGATCACGACGGGCCAGCATTTCATCAACTGGTATGTTCATGCGGGCTTCCGCCTCGGACATGGAAGTGAGGCCTATCTCGAGGCCTTGCGTCGGGATGTGGTTGCTGTGAACCAGAAGATGATCGCAGAGGTAACGCGACAGACACGGGGCACCGGTCGTCTCGTCATTGAGCCCGCCACGCTCGAGGTGAACGGCTGGGGACAGACTGACTATGTTTCCTTCTGGTTGAAGGTGATTGATACGTTTGCGTCCGAGATGGTGATGGTTCCGCAGTGGCAATACAGCCTCGGGTGTTGTGCGGAATTTCGCCATGCAATCGACGGTGGATTGACAGTCAAAGACCACCGGGGAGAGCACATTGACCGTGCAACAGGCATGAACATGCTCCTCGATGCGGCAAAAGATATTGAAGCCCGTGGCCGCGATTTTGAGTTCCTTATAAAACTCGCCGCCAGGCTCAGCCGGTTCGCTGATCAACATTAATGAAGCAGGTCCGATCAAAATGAATTTTCGCAAGGATGAATCTCTCGACCGCCTGGCCGAGGTTTTCAATGTCGCACAGTTCGTCAGCTACGCGCCGGGGGCAGTGCCGCGCCAGGCGTACGCGCGCGTGCTTGGTTACGAGCCGAACCATCAGTTTGCGACGATATCGGACGCTGTCGGGGAACTTCTGGCAAGAAGCGCTGAGCGAACGGTCAATGTGCGCAGCTTTCTACCCGATGACCCAAGAAGTCACGAGTTTATCTATGGTCTCTCGGACAGGAACGCTGTAGTCGACGCTGTCAGGCGGATCGCGGCGGCCGGCTTTCACGTCATCGTGAATGAAACCATCGACGTGAGCGATGGAGGCGTTTCCGGGGTGCTCGAAGGGGGCATCATGGAGTTTGCGCCTGATGACACGCCGCGCTGCGTAGAAAAGCCTGGCGTCGCCTCCTTGCCGCGTCGCCAGGCCATTGACCTGCTTCAACTGGTATACGGATTTCCGGTCGACATTGGATTCGATGACGATTTTCGGCTCGAGTTCAGCATTCACCCGCGACCTTGCGGCTGGAAGCATACGCATGTAATCGGATGGGAACTTGAACGGGTCGGGTTCAAGTCCCTGCAGGCAAAGAACGCCTGGCCCAATGCGTTCAGCCGGCATGTTGGCGACAAGGCATTCGGGCTGATGATGGCAATGCAGGCAGGTGTCGACGTACCATACACAACCGTCATCGGACGTCGGGTCGCGCCTTTCTCCTTTGGCTGCGACACTGGTAGCTCTGAATGGTGGATCCGCACGTGCCCGAAGGAACAGGTGCCGGGCAAATACACAACCCATCACGGGTGGCTTGATCCTTTCAGGCTTCTGGCTGAAGAGGACCCGGAAGGATCCGCCATTGCATCCGTTTTGTCCCAACGGGGTGTACGCGCGCAATTCTCAGGCGCCCTGATCGTCGATGCCAGTGGCAAGCCGGTCATTGAAGGAAAGCGAGGCGAAGGTGAAGACCTTATGCTTGGAATAAGACTTCCCGAGCAGTTGCCGCAGGAGATCACCGCAGACGTTTTGTCCATCTTCAGCTTTCTTCGGGAGCGACTGGGTCCGGTACGCTTCGAGTGGGTACACGATGGAAGGAAGGTCTGGATCGTCCAGTTGCACCGGGGTGCGACACAGAGCGCAGAAGGCGTTCTGGTACCAGGCGAAGCAAAGGTCTGGAACCGCTTTTATGTTTCGACGGGACTCAATGCGCTGCGAAGTGCGCTCGAGACACTCCCCGAAAGCGAGGGAATCGTGCTGGTTGGAGAGATTGGCCTGACGAGTCACATCGCTGACGTTGTTCGAAAGGCCGGCAAACCAGCCAGGAACATCGTGCACGACGAGCCCGTCAGCACCTGACGCTCATCGTCTCTCCCGGACTGCGGATCAGCGGGTTGAGCTGGCCGTCGACCAGCCTCACCGCTGGACGGTGTCTGCGTAGTTGCAGGGGCTGCCGCCGGGAACCTCCGCGCGACTACGCTTTCCAGAATCTGTGGTAAGCGGGCCCCTCTGACTTTGGCGGGTGTTCCGGTTCAGTTATCTTGACGGGCGTGGGCATGGGAAAATCAACACCCACCAGAATGGCCTCGCCCTGCCCAAGCGTCGGCAGGAATGCCGCCGCCGAACCGTCCAGATTCCCGCACGCTTTTTCGACAACGTCGCGATCGCGTTCATTGATGAGCCGATGGACGATGAACATACCCATCTGGCTTAGCACATCCTCCGGCACGTCGCGCGGGCGTTGTGTCGCCAGGATTGTCGTCAGACCGTACTTTCGACCCTCCTTGGCAATCAGCCCAAAAGCATCAAGATGTATGCGGTTGTTTTCGTCGCCCATATTCCGGTTCAGGAATTGGTGCGCCTCATCCAGCACAACGACCACGGGCATCTTTTCAAAGGCACGTTGACGGGCCATACCGAGCAGATACCGTCCGATGGCGTTGGCCAGCAGCTCACGGGCGTTGTGATCAAACGGCAAGAATTCCATCGAAATCCGGAGAACCCGGTTGCCGGATTCGAGAAACGCGTCGATCTCCCCAGTCAGCGATGACTCGAATGCTTCCGGATGGAAAAGGCAGCGCAGCGATTTCGAGCGGGTGATCGAATAGATCTTTGCGACGAGTGTCTCGCAATAGCCTTTGGTCCGCTCGTCGTACCCGCCCCACACGGAGTAGTCGGGCTTTGCCAGGGAGCCGCCATTTTCGTAGACGCACTCCTCGAAGATCTGCTTTCCAAGCTGCGAAATCAGGTATCGGGCGCCCTCGGCCTCGACAGCTCCTTCATGGCGGGCCCACGCCACGTTGAACTCCCGACGGACGGTGCCTGCCTTCTTGATGGTAAGGGGCTCGTTTTCGCCATTCAGAACGTAGTTGAGCTTGAGGCTGCGCAAGGCTTCGCGCAGCTTGGGTACCTGCGCCCCGGGACTCGGCTGGAAGATAGCGAAAAGATCGGGCTCGGTGAGCTGCCAGTATGGAAAGGCGACGAACTGACGAGGGTCGTCTTTGCTTTCTCGCTCGCCTCCCAGATGGATCGCCTGGACGCCTTTCGTGAACGTGTGAAATTCTCCCGTCGGATCGATCAGGATGATCTTGCCGCCGATGCGGGCGGCTTCCTGGACGATCCGTGCCACGGTCCAGCTTTTGCCTCCGCCTGTAGCACCAAGCACTGCACAGTGCCTGCCAAACATATGTGCGGGACTGACATTGACCCGGGTACCCGATTCCTGCGAGATTGTCGCCAGTTCAATGAGCCCGGCAACGCCGGCGTTGTTGCCTTCGACGATGTGTTTGACCAGAAGTGGATGTGCCGAATAGACCTGCTGGCCGATGCGGGGATGAACCGGAATGCCAGAAATCACCTTACCGGTTGCCAGCTCAAGTGTCGTCAGCAACTGCACGAATCCGATCGGATGCGCGTCGGGGCGTTCACCTAGCACGGGCTCCGCCTTGAGCCGTTCATTGTCCGGCAGCCGCACCTCGGTAATCCGGCCGAGCACGGCAAGTCCTTCCCCCTCGATGAAGACAAACTCACCCACCTGGCCGCCGAGAACTGCGTAGCCTGAATACTGGCGCGCCGAGACGCTTGCTGCAAAAGGCAGATTGATCTTCGCAGCGTCGGGACTCACGTACGACACGGAGCCGACGTATCTGCTCGGATCGAATGGGCTGGTGGACAGGCGCCGGTTCATGCCTTTTCGCCTCGAAGACGCCGGACGCGTTCGAGGTGCTGCTCGAGGTCCGTTTCGGCAGCAATGTCGGGCAGGTGGGGCACAATTTCCTCGAACGTCGCGCTGATCAGCGCAAGGCGGGCATCGCCATGCTCGATGAGGTAACGGATCTTCTTCAGGTGCACATTCGTTGCGTCAATTCCCGCTTTTTTGGGATCGTCCGTGCGCGGTGCGAGTCCCGGGTCACATACGGCTACCTTGAGACCGAGGTTCGAGTTGATTGCCGACAGGATCGGCTCCGCAATGTGATTGTCGTTAAAGCCGAAGCCGAGGATCAGCAGTCCGGTGTCGGGTTGGCGAAGTGCCGCCTGAAGCGACGACATCATCTCGAAATAGGGTTGCTCGAACGCGAGTTCATATTTTGTGTTGCGGGGATAAACCAGCAGCGGACTGTCGCAGTCAGGCCTTTTCTCGATCTCGTTCGTTGCCGGGTTTCTCATCCAGTCGATCGAGCCATGGAGCTTGTAGAGCAAAAAGACGTTCGAGATGAAATCATGGCTATCGGGGTTGCTGTCGCGCCTGACGATGTCGTATGTGAAGTAAAGGCTGTCGAAGACCTGTGGGCTGGCGTGCGAAAAACCGTCGATCACGACATAGCGGCCCTTGCGCGCGGCGTACTCAAAACACAGATCGTAGTTCGTGGTGAAGAGCTTGCTGCGCATCTTGCGCGGTGAGCGGCGCGACAGTCGGCGCAGAAAATCTGCGTGCACGGCGACGTTATCGTCGGGCTCGAGGAAGCGCACGGCGTCCCGAACCGTCGATTCGGCCGTGTGAATGAACCGGCGGACGGTCTCGCGTCCATCCTGATCAGCCAGGAACTCTGCGGCGATCTTGCAGTGAGAAAGCAGCGCCTCGATATTTCCTTTCCGCTGCTCATCTTCTGGCAGACGTGAAAGCGCAAGAACCCGCTCGAAATCGTCACCGGTCACGTCACGCACTTTCGACCACAGGTCCCACATGGTTGGCGCCAGTCTTTTGCCTTCGACCGGTTTGCGACCTTCTGCGCGTTTATCCGCATCAACATTCACGTGCAGCGATGTCCCGAGGCCTGTGAGAACAACCAGGTTATTGCACCGGAAACAGTCGGACAGACTGCGCTGGATTTCGTCGAGCGCCGGATCTGACACGGGTTCGCCATTCTCGCCGGGTGGCCGTGTCTTTTCCCACTGTCCGGCACTTCGATAAGTGAATACCTGCATTTGCTGGGTTCCGCACTGATAGTGCCGGGCAGTATACGATTTTCAGGTGGGTGCGAGGATACCTGCAGGCGTGAGTCGAGTCGAAAACGGGCGCGTGGTTATGCAATCCGGATGGACGCTTGGTGGGGGAGTTCCCCAAAATGCCACGAAGGTGGCCAGCGAAACAGGGCCAAGGCGTTGCGACACCCCGTATGCGGATCGCCATTACGGACAGATGTGAGCGAGAACGAGTATCGTCCTGAGCAACGTTACCTACTGCAACTTCAGGTGCCAGGCGACGCGCCTTGGCCTTGGTGTCCGCCCTTTTTGCGTCTAAAGCCGGCAGCCGGCTGCACAGGTCTCTGACGAGGTTACTGACCCAGGCGCGGTCATCGTTGCTGAGTCGCGCCAGCCGTGCGGTGGTGTCGAGGCTGACGTTGACCGCCCGCTGCGAACCGCGCAGCAGCAGGGTCGACACCGGAATCTGGTACAGATCCGCCAGTGCGATGAGGTGGGCACGGTAGGGCATCTTCAGATCCCAACCCGGACTGTCACCAGCACGGCCAGATAACCGGATGTGCCGAAAGTGCCCCTTCGGCGGATGATAGACTTTGCACCCGGCACAGCACGGACCGCCAGACGGTCCGGAATCTGTGACGTCTATACAGAGAAACAGCAATGGCGAGCAACACAGAGCTTTTTACTGCCGGACATGGCGGGTTGGTGCCGCAGGGCGACGCTGCACGTCAGGCGGTCGATGCTCTGCGCGGCTATGCGTATCAGGTGACGGCCGCGGCGCTTGCCTGGCTGGACATCGACGCACAGGGCCGGCTGTTTCTGGAAGTTGCGGAAGATTACACAGTGGTCGCACATGGCGCCCTTGAAGCAGTCCAGGTCAGAGACACTGAAATCTCTGGATCGATCACTCTCAACACGGCTGGCGTGCGGGATGCGATTGCCAGTTTTGTGTCGTTGAGGGAGCGTAACCCGACGGCGGATGTCCGGTTACGCTACCTGACGACTTCAGAGATCGGGACCGAACGGTCAATCGGCGACCGGCCTGGCGGGATGGCCGGTCTCGCGTATTGGCGCAAGGCTGCAACAGGCGCTGATGTCGCACCGCTGCGGTCGATCCTTGAGAGCGACGGCTTTGCGCTGCCTGTGCAAGAGTTCGTGAAGGCCAGGAATGACGAAGCCGTTCGCAGCGATCTGCTGCGCAGGATTCATTGGGATTGCGGCAAGCCGGACCTCGCCGCACTGCGCTTGGAATTCGAGGAGCGGCTTGTTCTGATTGGCCGCGAAGTATTCAGACTCCCCGCGCCCGAAGCGAAACGCCTTGCCGACGTACTTATCTATCGTGTGCTGCAAAGGAGCATTGCGACTAGGGCCGAAGATCGCGTTCTGACGCGCTCCGGTCTTTATTCAGCGGTGGATGAAGCTACGCGGATCGTCGTGCCGCGCGCGACGGCCGACCTGATGACGCTGTTCGCTTCTGGA
This Paraburkholderia phymatum STM815 DNA region includes the following protein-coding sequences:
- a CDS encoding DUF4406 domain-containing protein codes for the protein MENSRQSVALNDDQLLQAIACVVDGKTATYVSGPITTGQHFINWYVHAGFRLGHGSEAYLEALRRDVVAVNQKMIAEVTRQTRGTGRLVIEPATLEVNGWGQTDYVSFWLKVIDTFASEMVMVPQWQYSLGCCAEFRHAIDGGLTVKDHRGEHIDRATGMNMLLDAAKDIEARGRDFEFLIKLAARLSRFADQH
- a CDS encoding PIN domain-containing protein, whose amino-acid sequence is MNFRKDESLDRLAEVFNVAQFVSYAPGAVPRQAYARVLGYEPNHQFATISDAVGELLARSAERTVNVRSFLPDDPRSHEFIYGLSDRNAVVDAVRRIAAAGFHVIVNETIDVSDGGVSGVLEGGIMEFAPDDTPRCVEKPGVASLPRRQAIDLLQLVYGFPVDIGFDDDFRLEFSIHPRPCGWKHTHVIGWELERVGFKSLQAKNAWPNAFSRHVGDKAFGLMMAMQAGVDVPYTTVIGRRVAPFSFGCDTGSSEWWIRTCPKEQVPGKYTTHHGWLDPFRLLAEEDPEGSAIASVLSQRGVRAQFSGALIVDASGKPVIEGKRGEGEDLMLGIRLPEQLPQEITADVLSIFSFLRERLGPVRFEWVHDGRKVWIVQLHRGATQSAEGVLVPGEAKVWNRFYVSTGLNALRSALETLPESEGIVLVGEIGLTSHIADVVRKAGKPARNIVHDEPVST
- a CDS encoding ATP-binding protein codes for the protein MNRRLSTSPFDPSRYVGSVSYVSPDAAKINLPFAASVSARQYSGYAVLGGQVGEFVFIEGEGLAVLGRITEVRLPDNERLKAEPVLGERPDAHPIGFVQLLTTLELATGKVISGIPVHPRIGQQVYSAHPLLVKHIVEGNNAGVAGLIELATISQESGTRVNVSPAHMFGRHCAVLGATGGGKSWTVARIVQEAARIGGKIILIDPTGEFHTFTKGVQAIHLGGERESKDDPRQFVAFPYWQLTEPDLFAIFQPSPGAQVPKLREALRSLKLNYVLNGENEPLTIKKAGTVRREFNVAWARHEGAVEAEGARYLISQLGKQIFEECVYENGGSLAKPDYSVWGGYDERTKGYCETLVAKIYSITRSKSLRCLFHPEAFESSLTGEIDAFLESGNRVLRISMEFLPFDHNARELLANAIGRYLLGMARQRAFEKMPVVVVLDEAHQFLNRNMGDENNRIHLDAFGLIAKEGRKYGLTTILATQRPRDVPEDVLSQMGMFIVHRLINERDRDVVEKACGNLDGSAAAFLPTLGQGEAILVGVDFPMPTPVKITEPEHPPKSEGPAYHRFWKA
- a CDS encoding SIR2 family protein, which encodes MQVFTYRSAGQWEKTRPPGENGEPVSDPALDEIQRSLSDCFRCNNLVVLTGLGTSLHVNVDADKRAEGRKPVEGKRLAPTMWDLWSKVRDVTGDDFERVLALSRLPEDEQRKGNIEALLSHCKIAAEFLADQDGRETVRRFIHTAESTVRDAVRFLEPDDNVAVHADFLRRLSRRSPRKMRSKLFTTNYDLCFEYAARKGRYVVIDGFSHASPQVFDSLYFTYDIVRRDSNPDSHDFISNVFLLYKLHGSIDWMRNPATNEIEKRPDCDSPLLVYPRNTKYELAFEQPYFEMMSSLQAALRQPDTGLLILGFGFNDNHIAEPILSAINSNLGLKVAVCDPGLAPRTDDPKKAGIDATNVHLKKIRYLIEHGDARLALISATFEEIVPHLPDIAAETDLEQHLERVRRLRGEKA